The Sporosarcina sp. Te-1 DNA window AAATCTTGACGGAGAGCGCAAACGGAGAGGACGGTTATTTCCGTTTGAATGTTTCTGCGGGCGCACATGAAATCGGATTGGCTCCGTCAACGTACGATACGCCGAATGTCATGTTATTTCGGAAGGCGTTGTTGAAAACTGAAAGAGGGACGGAAAAGGAGGCATTGTGGCTTTCGACGCCCCGAAACATGCCTGAAACAGGGGTGCGGCATAAATCGCATGCGTTCCTGAATAATGTTCATGGACGATTGGAAGTATCAAGTTTGCGAGATCAGGAAGGTCTATTTTTGACTCCGGATGGTTTTGTGGCGGAAGGTGTGACGTCCAACGTGTTCTGGGTGAAAAATGGGTGTCTCTTTACCCCGGCAGTCGGAACAGGTATTCTCCCAGGGACAACACGGGCTTTTATTATCCAACATGCACATCGTGCGGGGTTGGAGGTGGTGGAAGGTTATTTCAGGCAGAAGGAGCTGGAAGCTGCCGAGGAAGTGTTCGTCACAAATGCTATACAGGAGATCGTCCCCATCCGATGTATCGGGGCATATGGGTTTGCTGGAAATGAGGGGCTTTATTACAAACGATTGCGCCAGATCTATAAGGAAGCAATCGAAGCGATAGAGGAGTGACAACTGTGGAATTAACATATGCGAATGAAGTGTACCAATTTGGCCGTACAGAATTTGATTTTAAAAAAGAGACGGTTGTTATGGGTATCCTGAATGTGACGCCGGATTCATTTTCTGACGGCGGAAAGTACGGGCAGATCGACATGGCACTGCGTCATGCGGAAGAGATGCTTCGAGATGGAGCGAAAATTATTGATATAGGCGGGGAATCCACTCGTCCTGGCCACAAGCCCGTTTCCTTGGAGGAAGAATTGGAGCGGACAATCCCAGTGATTGAAGTGCTGGCGAGAGAGCTTGGTTGTGTCATCTCCATTGACACATACAAAGCTAAAGTGGCCGAAGAGGCATTGAAAGCGGGAGCCCATATTATCAATGATATATGGGGGGGCAAGCGGGAGCCGGCAATTGCAAATGTAGCGGCGAAGTACGGAGCTCCGATCATCTTAATGCACAACCGGGAACAGGCTGTTTACCAAGACCCTTTCATGGATGAAGTCATCCGTGACTTGGAAGAGAGTGTAGAGATTGCAATACAGGCAGGAGTGCCGCGGGGCAATATTTGGTTGGACCCTGGGATTGGCTTTGCGAAAGATACGCAGCAAAATGTCTGGACAATGCAAGGATTACGCAGGATTTCAGATTTAGGCTATCCAGTCCTTCTTGGAACGTCGCGCAAGTCGATGATCGGTACGATACTTGGACTGCCCGTGGATGAGCGGCTGGAAGGAACAGGTGCTACCGTTTGCTACGGAATCGACAACGGCTGTCATATTATGCGTGTGCATGATGTAAAAGAAGTGGCGCGTATGACTAAAATGATGGATGTCTTGGCAAATAAAATGGCGGTTGTGTAAGGGGGATTAACACATGGATTATATTCATTTACATGAGATGGAATTTTACGGGTATCACGGTGCGCTTCCTGAAGAAAACCGGCTAGGCCAGCGCTTTCGGGCTACCGTCTCATTGGCGGTTGATTTGCAAGAGGCCGGCCGGAACGATGATCTAAGCAAAACGGTGAATTACGCGGAAGTATACGAATTGTGCAAGTCGGTCGTGGAAGGGCAGCCTTTTCAGTTGATCGAAGCGGTCGCGGAAGAGATTGCAACGCAAGTATTACGCGCTTTCATGGATAAAGTGACAGGCGTCCGGGTTGTTCTCGTGAAGCCAGATCCCCCGATTCCGGGTCACTACGCAGCTGTTTCCGTTGATATCACAAGGGGGCGTTTTGAATGAACACTGCTTATATTTCGATCGGTTCCAATATCGGGGACCGGCTGCATCAATTAATGGATGCAGTCCGTTCCTTGCAAGGGAATGATGGGATTACGGTGGTCAATCTTTCGTCGGTGTATGAAACTATTCCGGTAGGGTATACCGAACAAAGTGACTTTCTAAATCTAGTAGTGATGGTGGAAACGACCCTAAGTGCACAGGACTTACTTTCGGTATGTCAAAAAATCGAGAATGAACAAGGACGTGTTCGAACGATCAGATGGGGTCCCCGGACGGTAGACCTTGACATTTTGCTTTATAATAACGACAATATTGAATCAGAGAACTTACTCGTACCCCATCCGCGGATGCGTGAGAGAGCCTTCGTCCTCATTCCGTTGCTTGAATTGGCGCCTCTTATCGAACATCCGGTGACGGGATTGCCTTTTGCAGCAGCGCCCGCTGTATTGGACAGCGGAGTTGTACGTTGGATGGAAGCGAAGCGACTAGTTGACTTTTGGCGCAAGCCGGAATAAAGGGTTTCTTCTATTACGGTGTATATGTGTGTGAAGGATGAATAAAAGCCGTCATCAATCGTGGCGGCTTTTTTTACATAGGCACTTTGTGTACAATAAGGTTATGCCATAGGTGTAAGGTACGAACAATGGATAAAGGAGTGAACGAAGAAAATGTCCCATTTGGATGAATTGAACGATCAACTATTGGTGAGACGCCAAAAGATGGATGAGTTGAGAGGGAAGGGCATTGATCCGTTCGGCATGCGATTTGAACGGACGCATCTTTCTAATGAAATACAAGAAGCTTATGAAGGCCTTTCGAAGGAAGAACTGGACGAGCAGACAATTGAAGTGAAAATTGCTGGACGGATCATGACAAAGCGCGGAAAAGGGAAAGCTGGATTTGCACACGTGCAAGATCTTGGCGGCCAAATTCAAATTTATGTAAGACAAGATGCGGTTGGCGAAGAAGCGTATGAATTGTTCGATGACGCGGATCTTGGAGATATCGTCGGTATTAAAGGCCTTGTGTTCAAGACGAAGGTTGGCGAACTTTCTATTAAGGCGAATGAATTCACTGTCTTGACGAAAGCATTGCGTCCTTTGCCGGATAAATTTCACGGCTTGAAAGATATTGAACAACGGTATCGTCAACGCTACCTGGATTTGATTTCTTCCGAGGAAAGCAAAGAAACATTCATTACAAGAAGCCGTATCATTCAATCGATGCGCCGTTATTTGGATAGCCAAGGTTTCCTGGAAGTGGAGACACCTATGCTTCATTCCATCGCGGGGGGCGCAAGTGCACGCCCGTTCATTACGCACCATAACACGCTAGATATGGAACTTTATATGCGTATTGCAATTGAACTGCATTTGAAACGCCTAATTGTCGGCGGCCTTGAAAAAGTATATGAAATTGGACGTGTATTCCGGAATGAAGGAATCTCAACGCGCCATAATCCTGAATTTACGATGATGGAACTGTATGAAGCGTATGCGGATTATGAAGACATTATGGAACTAACGGAAAACATGATTGCCCATATGGCCCAAGATGTGCTTGGCACGACAAAGGTCCAATATGGCGATGATATCATCGACTTGGCTCCGGGTTGGAAACGACTTCATATGGCAGACGCGGTTAAAGAATATACAGGTGAAGACTTCTGGAAAGAGATGACGAAGGAAGAGGCGCATGCACTTGCCAAAGAACATGGCGTCGACGTGACGGCTATGATGGAAGTGGGACATGTCTTAAATGAGTTCTTTGAACAAAAGGTAGAAGAACAACTTGTCCAGCCTACGTTCATTTACGGGCATCCAGTGGAAATCTCCCCGCTGGCAAAGAAGAATCCGAAAGACGAGCGCTTCACCGATCGTTTCGAATTGTTTATCGTACGGAGAGAGCATGCAAATGCCTTCACTGAATTAAATGACCCAATTGACCAACGTGCCCGTTTTGAAGCACAGCTTATTGAAAAGGAACAAGGCAATGATGAAGCGCATGAAATGGACGAAGACTTCATCGAAGCGCTTGAGTATGGTTTGCCGCCTACAGGTGGACTCGGCATCGGTATCGATCGCCTGGTCATGCTATTGACTAATTCCCAATCAATTCGTGACGTATTGCTATTCCCGCAAATGCGTTCGAAGGATTGATTGGTTGCCCGCATAACAACCGAAATGCGTTGTTGTGCGGGTTTTTATAACTCAGCAAGAAAAAACGAATGTTTTTTTAAAATAGGTATTGCAAACAAGTTAGAGAGCTGTTATATTAAATAACGTTGCACTTCCGATAAACAAAAACAACGAAAAACGATTCAAAAAGAATTTGAAAAAAGTTGTTGACAGGAAGTGAACAGAGTGGTAAGATATAAGAGTTGCTGCTACGAACGAGCAACGAAATGAACCTTGAAAACTGAACAGCAAAACGTCAACAATAAAGTCGGAACCCGACCCCGTCGGGAAGAAGACAAACATGAATCTTCGGATTCAAAATTGACATCTTAAATGATGCCAGCAAGAAACTCGAGCTATTCGAATTTCTCTTTTATGGAGAGTTTGATCCTGGCTCAGGACGAACGCTGGCGGCGTGCCTAATACATGCAAGTCGAGCGGACAGATGGGAGCTTGCTCCCAGAAGTTAGCGGCGGACGGGTGAGTAACACGTGGGCAACCTGCCCTGCAGATGGGGATAACTCCGGGAAACCGGGGCTAATACCGAATAATCAGTTCCTCCGCATGGAGGAACTCTGAAAGACGGTTTCGGCTGTCACTGCAGGATGGGCCCGCGGCGCATTAGCTAGTTGGTGGGGTAACGGCCTACCAAGGCGACGATGCGTAGCCGACCTGAGAGGGTGATCGGCCACACTGGGACTGAGACACGGCCCAGACTCCTACGGGAGGCAGCAGTAGGGAATCTTCCACAATGGACGAAAGTCTGATGGAGCAACGCCGCGTGAGCGAAGAAGGTTTTCGGATCGTAAAGCTCTGTTGCGAGGGAAGAACACGTACGGGAGTCACTGCCCGTACCTTGACGGTACCTCGTTAGAAAGCCACGGCTAACTACGTGCCAGCAGCCGCGGTAATACGTAGGTGGCAAGCGTTGTCCGGAATTATTGGGCGTAAAGCGCGCGCAGGCGGTCCTTTAAGTCTGATGTGAAAGCCCACGGCTCAACCGTGGAGGGTCATTGGAAACTGGAGGACTTGAGTGCAGAAGAGGAAAGCGGAATTCCACGTGTAGCGGTGAAATGCGTAGAGATGTGGAGGAACACCAGTGGCGAAGGCGGCTTTCTGGTCTGTAACTGACGCTGAGGCGCGAAAGCGTGGGGAGCAAACAGGATTAGATACCCTGGTAGTCCACGCCGTAAACGATGAGTGCTAAGTGTTAGGGGGTTTCCGCCCCTTAGTGCTGCAGCTAACGCATTAAGCACTCCGCCTGGGGAGTACGGCCGCAAGGCTGAAACTCAAAGGAATTGACGGGGACCCGCACAAGCGGTGGAGCATGTGGTTTAATTCGAAGCAACGCGAAGAACCTTACCAGGTCTTGACATCCCGCTGACCGGCATGGAGACATGTCTTTCCCTTCGGGGACAGCGGTGACAGGTGGTGCATGGTTGTCGTCAGCTCGTGTCGTGAGATGTTGGGTTAAGTCCCGCAACGAGCGCAACCCTTGATCTTAGTTGCCAGCATTCAGTTGGGCACTCTAAGGTGACTGCCGGTGACAAACCGGAGGAAGGTGGGGATGACGTCAAATCATCATGCCCCTTATGACCTGGGCTACACACGTGCTACAATGGACGGTACAAAGGGCTGCGAACCCGCGAGGGGGAGCCAATCCCATAAAACCGTTCCCAGTTCGGATTGCAGGCTGCAACTCGCCTGCATGAAGCCGGAATCGCTAGTAATCGTGGATCAGCATGCCACGGTGAATACGTTCCCGGGTCTTGTACACACCGCCCGTCACACCACGAGAGTTTGTAACACCCGAAGTCGGTGGGGTAACCCTTACGGGAGCCAGCCGCCGAAGGTGGGACAGATGATTGGGGTGAAGTCGTAACAAGGTAGCCGTATCGGAAGGTGCGGCTGGATCACCTCCTTTCTAAGGATAATTACGGAATATGAACCTCCGGTTCATACGTTGACGTTTTGCGTTCAGTTTTGAAGGTTCATCTTCGGATGATCTTTCAAAACTTGTTCATTGAAAACTGGATAAAACGACATTGAAAGTAGTAAATCAAGTAATCAACCGAGTCGATCACGTAGTGATTGAACATGCAATACTTTTTAACGATTATTTTGTGCTTATCGCTAAGTACATGTAATCACCCGAGGGTTTCAAGAAGCGAGTAGTGCTAGGAAGCGACGGAGAGAGGGAAG harbors:
- the pabC gene encoding aminodeoxychorismate lyase: MNGTVYRTEELNISPLDHGFLYGVGFFETFRTYGGKVFLFKEHMARLRSALNEYHISFPYSDADMKDAIQILTESANGEDGYFRLNVSAGAHEIGLAPSTYDTPNVMLFRKALLKTERGTEKEALWLSTPRNMPETGVRHKSHAFLNNVHGRLEVSSLRDQEGLFLTPDGFVAEGVTSNVFWVKNGCLFTPAVGTGILPGTTRAFIIQHAHRAGLEVVEGYFRQKELEAAEEVFVTNAIQEIVPIRCIGAYGFAGNEGLYYKRLRQIYKEAIEAIEE
- the folP gene encoding dihydropteroate synthase yields the protein MELTYANEVYQFGRTEFDFKKETVVMGILNVTPDSFSDGGKYGQIDMALRHAEEMLRDGAKIIDIGGESTRPGHKPVSLEEELERTIPVIEVLARELGCVISIDTYKAKVAEEALKAGAHIINDIWGGKREPAIANVAAKYGAPIILMHNREQAVYQDPFMDEVIRDLEESVEIAIQAGVPRGNIWLDPGIGFAKDTQQNVWTMQGLRRISDLGYPVLLGTSRKSMIGTILGLPVDERLEGTGATVCYGIDNGCHIMRVHDVKEVARMTKMMDVLANKMAVV
- the folB gene encoding dihydroneopterin aldolase, producing the protein MDYIHLHEMEFYGYHGALPEENRLGQRFRATVSLAVDLQEAGRNDDLSKTVNYAEVYELCKSVVEGQPFQLIEAVAEEIATQVLRAFMDKVTGVRVVLVKPDPPIPGHYAAVSVDITRGRFE
- the folK gene encoding 2-amino-4-hydroxy-6-hydroxymethyldihydropteridine diphosphokinase, whose amino-acid sequence is MNTAYISIGSNIGDRLHQLMDAVRSLQGNDGITVVNLSSVYETIPVGYTEQSDFLNLVVMVETTLSAQDLLSVCQKIENEQGRVRTIRWGPRTVDLDILLYNNDNIESENLLVPHPRMRERAFVLIPLLELAPLIEHPVTGLPFAAAPAVLDSGVVRWMEAKRLVDFWRKPE
- the lysS gene encoding lysine--tRNA ligase, translated to MSHLDELNDQLLVRRQKMDELRGKGIDPFGMRFERTHLSNEIQEAYEGLSKEELDEQTIEVKIAGRIMTKRGKGKAGFAHVQDLGGQIQIYVRQDAVGEEAYELFDDADLGDIVGIKGLVFKTKVGELSIKANEFTVLTKALRPLPDKFHGLKDIEQRYRQRYLDLISSEESKETFITRSRIIQSMRRYLDSQGFLEVETPMLHSIAGGASARPFITHHNTLDMELYMRIAIELHLKRLIVGGLEKVYEIGRVFRNEGISTRHNPEFTMMELYEAYADYEDIMELTENMIAHMAQDVLGTTKVQYGDDIIDLAPGWKRLHMADAVKEYTGEDFWKEMTKEEAHALAKEHGVDVTAMMEVGHVLNEFFEQKVEEQLVQPTFIYGHPVEISPLAKKNPKDERFTDRFELFIVRREHANAFTELNDPIDQRARFEAQLIEKEQGNDEAHEMDEDFIEALEYGLPPTGGLGIGIDRLVMLLTNSQSIRDVLLFPQMRSKD